The window ggagattctaccacctccctaggtaacgcattccagtgtttcaccaccctcctagtgaaaaagattttcctaatatccaacctaaacctcccccactgcaacttgagaccattactccttgtcctgtcctaccactgagaatagtctagaaccatcctctctggaaccacctctcaggtagttgaaagcagctatcaaatcccccctcattcttctcttctgcagactaaacaatcccagttccctcagcctctcctcataagtcatgtgttccagacccctaatcagttttgttgcccttcgctggactctctccaatttatccacatccttcttgtagtgtggggcccaaaactggacacagtactccagatgaggcctcaccaatgtcgaatagagggggacgatcacgtccctcgatctgctcgctatgcccctacttatacatcccaaaatgccattggccttcttggcaacaagggcacactgctgactcatcccagcttctcatccactgtcacccctaggtccttttccgcagaactgctgcctagccattcggtctctagtctgtagctgtgcattgggttcttccgtcctaagtgcaggaccctgcacttatccttattgaacctcatcagatttcttttggcccaatcctccaatttgtctaggtccctctgtatcctatccctgccctccagcgtatctaccactcctcccagtttagtatcatccgcaaatttgctgagagtgcaatccacaccatcctccagatcatttatgaagatattgaacaaaaccggccccaggaccgacccctggggcactccacttgacaccggctgccaactagacatggagccattgatcactacccgttgagcccgacaatctagccaactttctacccaccttatagtgcattcatccagcccatacttctttaacttgctgacaagaatactgtgggagaccgtgtcaaaagctttgctaaagtcaagaaacaatacatccactgctttcccttcatccacagaaccaataatctcatcatagaaggcgattagattagtcaggcatgaccttcccttggtgaatccatgctgactgttcctgatcactttcctctcatgtaagtgcttcaggattgattctttgaggaactgctccatgatttttccggggactgaggtgaggctgactggcctgtagttcccaggatcctccttcttccctttttaaaagattggcactacattagcctttttccagtcatctgggacttcccccgttcaccacgagttttcaaagataatggccaatggctctgcaatcacagccaccaattcctttagcacatCCCTCAGTGCAGAGGCAGGATAGGGTTCaggaggggtgggcaggggtgtTCTGCCAACACCCAGTTGATATATGGTCCCTGAGAACCCCAGCTGCTATAAACTGCTCTGGGGGATCAGCAGCGTATCCCTTACAGCTCCCTGTAACTTGTGCCCCTAGTGTAAGCCAGGGGCAGCAGAGACACAAACCCTTAAAGGCAAGGGAATGTGGCCCTGTCTCTTAACCATATTTTAATGCCCACGCCTACTGATAGAAGCAGGCTGCCTTCAAGAGATAAGGAAACACTTTACAGGCAGTGAATTCATCCCCCTCAGTCTGAGGCCTAACCTCAGCAGCGCTAGCAAACACTCAGCATTCGGCCGGTTGAGTGTGGTGTGTGGTCATGAGGGAAATGCGAGGAGGAGGCCTGCTGCTCCTACCTCCAGCATAACTCTGCCCACTTTCCCAAGCTGTGGGTAGACTGTcaagttcaggtttcagagtagcagccgtgttagtctgtattcgcaaaaagaaaaggagtacttgtggcaccttagagaataaccaatttatttgagcataagctttcgtgagctaatgcatctgatgaagtgagctgtagctcacgaaagcttatgctcaaataaatttgttagtctctaaggtgccacaagtcctccttttctttttgtcaagtGCTGTGTCTGCTCTGTGCCAGCCACAGCTCCAAGGGTTGCAAAGCCACAGAGCTACTAGTGAGGCCAGACAGCACCTAGTATCAAAGCCGGTAACTCCTCTGCAACCATAGCTGCTACTCCTTCTGACTGACTGAGTGGGAGCCCGCAGCGTAGACTACCTCCTCCTCATGGTTTCCTGTCCAGATTTCTAAACAAAGAGCATATGGCACAGCCATCTTCCTCAAGGACAGTCCCTGACTTCAATCCTATCAGAAACAATGGGAAGTTGTGTTCAttacggttgccaactttctactcacacaaaaccgaacaccctacccccatcctgccccttctccgaagccctgcccccactcatcCCATCCCTCCTCCTTCTGTTATTCACtctccctaccctcactcactcgctcattttcaccggtcTGGGgcacaggggttggggtgcagggatgtgagggctccggctagggGTTCGggttctggtgtggggctgggaatgagggatttggggtacaggaggggactctgggctggggcaaggggttggggtgtggggggggtgagggctctggcttagggatgaggggtttgaggtgcaggaggggggctctgggctgagggattcagagtgagtgagggggctccgggttggggcagaggggttaCGGGTGCAgacgcttacctcaggcagctcctggaagcggcggcatgtccccactctggctcctgcACAGAGGTGAGGCCAGGCGCTTTGCGCGCTGCTCTGTCTACAGgtaccacccccacagctcccattggccgcggttcctggcTAGTGGGAGCAGCAGAGCCGGCGCTtgaggcgggggcagcatgcagaggagCCCCCTGGGtacccctatgcataggagccagagcagggacatgcagctgcttccgggagccatacGGAGCCTCATCAGGCAGGGaggctgccttagccctgctgtgctgccaaccAGACTGTTAACAGCtaggtcagtggtgctgaccggaaccaccagggtccctttttgactggccattccggtcgaaaaccggacacctagcAACCCGAGGGGTCATAGAAGCAGCATCATTTTTACGTGGCAAGGCTTTAGTGGAATGGCAGCCATCTTCCTTGAGGGCAATCTGTGGCTTCAATTCCAATGGAAACAATGGGATGTGGCAGCCATTTTTAGTAGAGGCATATGCCAGTGACCATGTTTATTGAGGGCATGAGTAGCTTCAATCCCATTGTGAATCATGGAAAATGGCAGTCATTTTGAGTAAAGGAAAATTGCTGCAACAATGGCAAAGAAAGGATACAGTGATCCTTCATAGCTTTGCTTAACTGCAACCTAACTTCTTCAAATGTACACTATCTCTAATTTGCAGTGTGGTTTAGCAATATGGGAGTTGTCAGGGATAAAAAAACAGTCACTTGTTagcaaacaaagtccaaaagaAGGTGAGATGCTGGGGGGAGGCTTAAAGGtccaatttttaattattttcccctGAGAAACTAAATAGCAGATTTTAGTTGAAAATCTTCAGCAAATTCAGTCTTTACTCCACCCCTGCAATGTGGAGAATGATATGTAACCAATCCTGCTAGGGCCAGCAGTGGGATTTGAACCGGGAAACACTGAAAGCCTCTACTGCTTATGCTAAAGAACTAAATTCTATAAGCTGGAAGCTGTGTAAATCTAAAACTTTTTATATGAACCAGGCACTAGAAAGTGACAAAGACTCAGTGTGTGTTACAGAAACACTATATTGGACATCGACGACAAAGCGGTTGAATCCATGTTTTAAGTGAAAAACTGAATCCAACCTTAATTATAGATACTCTGGACAGATGCATTCTCGTATTTACCTATGGGCTGAATAGATCATAAATCAACATCCTTCTatcaaagagggagagagagaacagagacACAGATGTTTCATAAGATGTTcctatttttgttttgatttgaccCAGACATATGTCTTGCCATGGGCCACTGGTTGCTTTCTGATCACTGGCACATTAGTGGGGCTACTGGCTGCTCCCTGATCACTTGAATTAACATGCAAGGGATAGGACCAAGCTGTTTTATTTTAACTTCCTTTCTGTAGGTGAAGTGACATGttagtcccagcccagggcactcTAATTGGGCTAATTTGTCACAGGAAGGATGTAGTCCAGgggggacggatagctcagtggtttgagcattggcctgctaaatgcagggttgtgagttcaatccttgagggggccttttagggatctggggaaaaaattggggattgtcctgctttgagcagggagttggactggatgacctcctgaggtcccttccaacccttctaTTCTATGATTAGGCAATGAGATGGACAGATGAGAAAGCTGTGAGAGGGATGGGTATGTATGCTTGGGGTTGGTGGGTGTATATGGATAGGGTGGGTGGATGGAATGTTCAGACCTATAGATGGGTCGGGGAGGAGCTCTTTATCTAAAACTGTAAAGTGACCCTCACCTTAATTAATgatcattttctcttttctttacagTTCATCATTTCTGGGTCCCTCTCAGCTGCAACTGCAACTGCAACGAATATCACAGAGGGTCTGGTGAGCTATGCAGTATCCTGTTATTGGGAGAGACTTACAAGTTAACACTAAGGGGAGAAATCAGAGCCCTTGTCTGTCAAGAATGCCCTCCGGGATATGGCTGGTGTCCCATGGGGAGGAGCATGCAAAGGTGAAACTCAGAATTGAACGAATTCCCCTCTCACTCAAGGAGAGACGGATTGCTGCAGAAGTACGCATGGGTTTGCTTGAAACACGATTCCATATAATGGGTagactagggaggtggtggaatctccatccttagaggttttaaaggcccggcttgacaaagccctggctcggattggtcctgctttgagcaggggtttggactagatgacctcctgaggtctcttccaaccctaatcttctatgattctataaaaataTGCATTAAATGTGGCATAATGCATGCAAAAGCTAGAAAATGCCTAAGTTAAGGTTGCCCACACAACTTTAACAATGCCCCCTTGTGCATCTGCATTATTGCAGTAGTTTGTTTTCTCTGCATGACCAAGCCTGATTTCAGAGCATGGGTTGCATGGGGCTCAGTGAATGAGCCAGCTCTgctcaatatttttctttatgcTTAACTCTTCCATGAATGGacctcctgcctcattcactgaaTGTCATTTTGGTTTGGATCTTCACCCCACACCGGGCATCAAGACCCAGCCATCTAGGTGAAAACTGGGAGTTCTAATCACTAGGCCACGTGGACCCAAACTTAGGTCTGGGTCTGGGAAAAAGCTTCTGGACTGATATTTAAAATAACTCCCCAAAAGCCGCTGTTTAGGAACATAGGagataggactggaagggacctgctAGGTAATCAAGTCCAGGCACCTGACATGGTGGGAAACCACATCATAGAATCCAACACATAAATATaccaagctccatcttaaaactagttggGTTGTTAGCCCCCACTCCTGCTTTTGTGAGGCTGTTCCAGATCCTTGCTCCCTGCATGAATTGAAACTTTCCTctcatttccagcctaaatttattcatggcctgTTTATCCCCATTCCTTCCtttgccaacattgtcctttagcttaaatagctcatCTCCGTCCTTGGTGTTTACCAacctgatgtatttatacagagcaatcagATTCCCTCCCCCGCACCCAGACTTCATTTGTTTGAGGATCCTTTGTGGATCCTGTCTAAATTAATCTGCAGAATTAGTCTTCCCTTTAAAAGGAGAGGGCCCAGAGGATGTGGATATTTACCTTCCTGTGGAGGCATTAATTGTCCTATTAGGGACCAGGAAGTGGGTCTATGCCATGTTTTctctggggaagaggaaggaatcTCAGGAGAGTTGGGGATGGCAACCTAGATGGCCACCTATAACTAGGGTCTGTTATTGgaattctaagggcttgtctagatggaGAGTTAGTgctcagcaagctggggtgtaaatcttcAGTGCTGTGATGGGGTGGAGTAGGCCCAAAGGGCTCGTGCTGGCAGCCTCATGGTCCttccacaccccatcccagacaggagcagaagagaagtccTCCAAGTGGCCTAGAGTGACTGCAGGGGAAGCAACCAATCAGAAGGGCTGCAGGAGTGGCCAATCAGGGGGCAGCAGTTCTATATAAAAAGGAGCGCTGGAGCTGGAAAAGAGGACTATGTTCCTGGTTGGGTGAAAAAGCAGAGGCTcatggacagctcagtgcagCAAGGAACTGGGGGTGCTaagaaggagctcctggctggttgCTGGGACTGAACAAGGACTGAGtccagggagggctgcaggaagacAATGTCTCCAGAGAGGAGGTCCTGGGGCTGTGGCCTCATACCAGGGCTGGGGGAAGTAAAGAGTgcctaccctggaaggggtttatGATGTTCCACCTACAGACAGTCTGTGTGGCTTGGCTGgatggctgagtcactgaagactcaCCGAAGAAACCATTGGGGGTGGCGGGGCACTCACAAGAGGTGGGTGCTGCCCCATTCCACAAACTCTGTGATTGCAGGCACACACACTTGACCAGTTCGTGGTGGTTTCACTGAATTGtttatttagaaaacaaacaaaacaaaaaaattcagaaaaaaaatgttttgacatttttgaaatggttTGAACTGACTTTTCAAATCAAATTATCCtcgaattttatttttatattttaaaaaaatgtttgcaattGTAATGAAACGTTTCATTTGGCTCAAAGTGAAttttttttgatttgctgaaaatttattttgatttgatgccaaaacaattgtttttatttttgaaaattgccagtgaaccaaaaagtcCATGATTTGCACAACTCTAATCCTATGATACTATGTAAAATTGCCCATTAAGGAGACAGAATCCAGGTGTGATTAGCGCACTTAACTTCACCATTTCCTGACTTTGTCCTTCATTTAGCAATTTAATCATTTATTTCCGATGGCCAAGGtaagatgtaattttttttcactctgttagtactttaaaaaaaattgctgaactGTTTTTGTTCACATTTTCCCCAAAAGTTCATTCAtgggcttaaaacaaacatggaAAATTGCAGCCTAGAAAGTGTAAAGTTTGACGAAGTTCTAAGTAACTGAAAAAGCCCTTTCACACTCAGGCAACCTTAACCATAGAGTGTTGCTAATCACTCTGTCTATTAAAAGGGAGTGCTTCTCTGCCATATGTGTATTTTGTTGTTCTCTTTATCTGTGCGTGGAGGGATGAAGTCAGAGGGAATGGGGCAAAAGAAGGCTGGAATGTTGCAAATATGGGTTGCTGTGCTTATGTATGTATATGGCTCAATACTCAGTGGCCATGTGTCTGGGTATTGATATGACTGTCCTAACCTGTGCCCTCTGCATATCTCTTTCAGGAGGCAGGCAGCAATATGTTGAATGCCATCAGCTTCCTTGCCTCATTAGCTGGAGGAATAATGTTGGGAATTGATTTGATTAATATTTGCATTCTAAACAAGTACAAAGTTTCCATCCCAATTTTGGATAAAATCCACTTAGTCAGCTTCCTTCTCCCTCATCGCTGTGAAGAAAGCCCCATCCCTTGGGACTACTGTCAGAGCATCGGTTCTTACAAGACGGTAAGTGCTGAGGTTCCACAAGGTGCTATGAATTCTGTGTCTTCTGAGCTATTTAGAACTGGTGATGGCTCAGCATCTAAGGGGAGGGTCAGTGCTTGGATTTGGAGAGTTATCCATGTTCATTGGACTCTCATGGACCTTAGTATTAGCATGGGAGATGTTTAAAGACAACAGGCACTGTCTGGAACTTGGATGCATGATAGCATGAGGAACATTGTTAGAAAATAATTGTAGCAAATGCTCATTAAACTCTCTGAAACATTAGAGAAGGTTCAAGTCTTGTTTTATGCAAACTGATAGGGTTTTGTTTTTCGTCTCCCCATTCAGGCCCTTGTGGTGTTTTCTCTCttttgggctaaattctgctcttggttataTTGGTGTAATTCCCCTGAATCcaaactgcattgacttcagtggaattaactctagatttacactggtgtagatGACACCAGATTTTGGCCCTATTAGTCCATAGCAGATAGTGTCACTAATTGTATCTCTCTCTTATTGGCTGTGTGGCATAGGGAATCTTGGCCTTGATGCTGATCTTCTCTGTAATCCAGAACATCGTTTCTAAAGATGCTATCTCCTCCGACTCGGTGAGGACTTAAGATGTTAAGTCAGTGGCTCTATCAGGGTGGGGGTTCTTTGTCTGGGCTGAGGGAGTGGATGGACAAGGAAGATGGTGGCAAGGAGACCCACCAGGTAGTGATTTTGTCTTTTCTTCCAGGATAAGTCACAGGATCATGAGGCAGAGCAAGTGTTTCCCTTGCTGTCACCCCCACAACCACAGTTCAGCAATGGAACCAGTCCTCCATGGCAGTAGTCTATCAGCAGCATCCAACAAATTCCAAgcagctttcatgggtaaaaagcATATATGCGTGGTGCCTGAATCTCTCCCTCATCTTGCAGATAAGATGCCCTTCTCTCTCTTACTGAGTCTGGTCCAGAGATCACATGTGTTTTTACGCAGAAGGGAAGATGGGCAATAATGACTCACTAGCTTTATCCATCCTCTTGGAAAAGACCTCCTAAATGACTCTTATGCCAGCTTCTTCAGTAATGGGTTGAAAAGGTATTGTGAGTTGGTTCTTTCAATCTCACTTGACCTGAGTGTATGGGAGTGGTGGGTGTACCTCTCATCTCCCAAATGGGATGGATTTCACGGCAACTTTAGAAATCCTGGAAGACATTGTAACTGTGTTGAAATGTCACAGGGTGTGAGCTGTTTCCCAGACAGAGCATGGAGAACAGAAGAGACCTATTAAAGCAGCAGCAACCTCTATTGATGgtggttgggttttttctttGCTCCCAAATTTCACCCTGTTAGGCTGAAATTTTCGAAGCCCCAGTTTGTTTTTAGGTGCACATGGAGTTTAAAAGGGGAAGTAGCTCAGTTACATCTGAGACTGCATAGAGGGACAAATACATGACATTCCCTAATTGTAAAATAGTTCTTATgccactctttttttttattttgaatggtTCTCTTGCCAAAATGGGTAGCAGTAGAAAGATGAAATTTCCTAGAAAAATAGCCTTCATTTAAGAGAAGGACCCTGGAGAGTTCTGGTGAAGATCAGCTTGAATTTGGCACTAAAGGCTGAGGGTAGGTATCAGTTAAATAAGACACCTGTAGGGATTTTTACCCTTAGTTACCTAAAAGCCAGGCAATTCAATACTAAGGTTAAATTTACAAGAAACCCAACATTAGAAAATGTGGAAAGTAACTCTTAAAAAACCCAAATTACCTTAAGTCTGGCTTCTCTCAGGGACAGTTTGTGGAGCCTTTATTTTAGTGAGTAGAACTGGGTGAGTAATTGACTTTTTTTGATTTGGTGGCTGACCAAAAAAATCTGCCAAGATTTTTGTTCTCAGGTTAACCCAAAAtgacaatctttttttttcccagcaaGAAACCAaagccgccaccaccaccaccaaaaactttgttttgggtcaaattaaatgtttgttcaatccaaattgttttgttttggggtctCTTACCCTtaagttgtgggttttttaagttaaatctagctgaatttctaaataaaatgacACATTTCAACTTTGAAACATTTccccatgtcaaaagctttgctaaagttaaggaataacacgtccactgctttcccctcatccacagagccagttatctcttcatagaaggcaattagattagtcaggcatgacttgcccttggtgaatccatgctgactgtttctgatcactttcttcccctctaagtggttcagaattgattccttgaggacctgctccatgattttttccagggactgaggtgaggctgactggtctttagttccctggatcctccttcttccctttcttaaagatgggcaccaGATTAGCCTTTCCAGTcacctgggacctcccccgatggccatgaattttcaaagataatggccattggctctgcaatcacatccaccaattcctttagcaccctgggatgcaatgcatctggccccatggatttgtgcttgtccagcttttctaaatagtcccaaaccacttctttctccacagaggtctggtcaccccccccccatgctgtgctgcccagtgcagtagtctgggagctgaccctgtttgtgaagacagaggcaaaaaaagcattgagtacattagctttttccacatcctccatcactaggttgcctccctcattcag of the Eretmochelys imbricata isolate rEreImb1 chromosome 6, rEreImb1.hap1, whole genome shotgun sequence genome contains:
- the MS4A1 gene encoding B-lymphocyte antigen CD20, with amino-acid sequence MAFPGTAANNVTLLIPPHSPDDTQKKFPRKNEALGAIQIIVALIHLGLGGILFFSSKESLPLCMASWYPFWGAALFIISGSLSAATATATNITEGLEAGSNMLNAISFLASLAGGIMLGIDLINICILNKYKVSIPILDKIHLVSFLLPHRCEESPIPWDYCQSIGSYKTGILALMLIFSVIQNIVSKDAISSDSDKSQDHEAEQVFPLLSPPQPQFSNGTSPPWQ